Within Lagopus muta isolate bLagMut1 chromosome 1, bLagMut1 primary, whole genome shotgun sequence, the genomic segment ctgtgagcaaccagggctggtgggagatgtccctgcctacagcagggggttggaatgagaTGGTCTGAAAGGTCCCTTCAAATCCAAACCTTTCTACAAAGAGAACCTGAAGAGAACAAACGCCAAATCCCCATcatctgcttcttccttctgtaaCCAACAGCGCAGGGGAGTGGGGGTTGTGGACATCCCGTGATGATTTgtctctgcagctccttcagcctcgCTCTGTTCCCTGCTGCAGCGTGGGGCAGCTCCCATGGGGTGCTGTTCTGCCCAGCCTGGTCCTGGTTTTGTGGTAACTCTTGTCCCCAGGATGTTTCAGATCAGTGAGATGAAACCTAACTTGTGGCTCTGAGTAGATGAGCTGGGGTTTGCATCCTGGGTTAAAGttgtgaggaaaacagaagttgaGATGTTGTGTCATCCTGAAtttgtcaggttttttttttttgtttgtttcttttttttaaatttatctttttatcttaCAGATTTCTGGGACACAGCTGGACAAGAGAGGTTCCAGAGCATGCATGCCTCCTATTACCACAAAGCTCACGCTTGTATCATGGTAAGGGTGATGTCCtaagctgcccaaggaggctgtggatgctccatccctgcaggcattggaggccaggctggatgtggctctgggcagcctgggctgctggttggtgacctgcacacagcaggggcttaGAACCAGATGAGCcttgtgggcctttgcaacccaggccattctaggattctgtgacCTGGTGGGATTTTGGCTGATAAATCCCAGCTGATGTTTGGCCTGGATGTTACTTTTTTGCAGTTACActctactatttttttttttttatcccttccAGTTGTTTTACAGATTTTCCCACactgttccttcttttttacCTGACAAAGCCAGTGTGGTTGGTGTGTTCTGCATaattctgcagtgctctgaCTGCATTCCCTGAGTTTGCTTCCTTctcaatttcctttctttcatcaCTGCCCTTCCAGTAATGAGGTGTTTATGACCAAACGCACCTCCTtggaagcagtgctgtcagAGGGGATGTGGGGGAGAGGGcactcttttctccttctgtgtcTGATGTGTCTGTTGAGTTGTAGAGTACAAAACTGTCTTAATGTGTTCTGCAAAGTACTGCATTCACAGGATGAATTTggctttgggttggaaaggacctcaaggatcacaaagctccaaccctgcagccacacacagggccaccaacctccccatttcacaacagcccaggctgcccagggccccatccaacctggcctccaacacctccagggatggacggggcatcacagcctctctgggcagctgttccagcccctcactgctctcacagcacacaacttccccctgacatccaacctccagctgccctcctcATTTCCACGTGCTTTGAGCTTCCCATTTTTGTAACTCAAATGAGTGTTGTTTCCTGACTCCTAATCTACTTAGTCTCTTGGTCTGTGTTGTTGCTCTAACTTTTCACTGCATCTTTATTGCTTGTAACTTTATCAGCCAACTCCACTGATGCTTTAATGTAATTGTTACAATGGAGAATCCTCACATCTGACCCCACTGACAGCAGAACAGATCTGTCCCAGTGCTTTGGGTGCTAAGAATGTAAAGGCAAACGAGGGATCGTTGCCTGCATCACACAAAGAGAAAAGCCTAGCTGCATTTTTCAGGGCTTGCTGGatattcttcctttcctctgtcaCGCTTTCTAACAAGCAGCAGCTTCCCATGACATCCTCCTGGCATAATTCTGGGTTCTGCACAAGTGTTTGGTGCTGTGGGTTATCAGGAGCTGCCCTGTTGCACCTGTTGCTGGTTCTTTTTTGGAAGGTGTTTGATGTGCAGCGGAAAGTCACCTACAGGAACCTGAACAACTGGTACAAGGAGCTGAGAGAATTTCGCCCTGAGATCCCTTGCATTGTGGTGGCCAATAAAATTGATGGTGAGTGTGTCTTCTTCTTGTAGCTCCTCAGGATTGTGAAGGTATTCTTTTCTGGTTGGGAAGGAATGTCATGCTTCTCTTGGGTCCAATACATCCTTGAGGATTAGTCCCTCAGGGCTGTATGTTACCAGATAAATAGCCAGGTCTATGCAGGTTCATTTGGCTCAGTGGTGGAGCTTAGGGCATGATTCATCTCACTAATGACAGCCTTTCCTCCAGGCTGCATCAGGCACCATGAATGAAGCAACAAGAGCCCGTtcctttctttgtcttcttgtCAGCTGCCTGCTGATGCTGTTGCTTTTAAAGCCCTCTGGCTTTTGTGGAGGATCCACATGGCTTTGTACTGCAAAGGGGAGGCCTTGATAGCTGCTTTAGGTTCCAGTCTGCATCTGTTCCACCATCCCTGCATTTGTTGGCattctttcacagaaagaatcacagaatggccagggttggaagggacctcaaggatcacaaagctccaaccctgcagccacacgcagggccaccaacctccccatttcacaacagcccaggctgcccagggccccatccaacctggcctccaacacctccagggatggatggggcatcacagcctctctgggcagctgttccagcccctccccgctctcacagcacacaacttccccctgacatccaacctccagctgccctccctcagcttcaaaccatttcccatttCCCATTCTTTCTATACCAGTGCCTTACTGACtatttctccatttcattttttcccctcagcgGATATGAAGATGACCCAGAAAAGCTTCAGCTTTGCCCGGAAGTTCAGTTTGCCCTTTTACTTTGTGTCTGCTGCAGATGGCACCAATGTAGTGAAGGTAAAACACAGCTGTTTGTCTCAGCCCTGTCCGTGGAGGGCTGTGAGCATGGAGTAGGAAATGGGGCAGTCCTTCTGACTATATGCAGTTGtagagttggtttttttttcccccatgggAGCAGTTTTTGTACATTAAGGAGTCCCATCACTCTTTGCTTTGAGTGACAAAGTGTTCTCTGTCTTGTCAGCTCTTCAATGATGCCATCAAGCTGGCGGTTACTTACAAACAGAATTCAGGAGATTTCATGGATGAGGTCATGCAAGAACTGGAGGTAAGAAAGGAGGAGAAGTGCAGGGAGTAGAACGTGAGATGGTTAGCAGCTCTTCCCCCTGGGGAAAGCAGAGCCTGTACCAAAGGGTGAAAATCTCACAGGAACTGAAAGATTTGCCTTATGCTGACAGCACTGGGTTTGGGTGCTGCTCATATCTAGGTGGGAAGGGGTGAGGTGGTGACCCTCTGAAGAGCTTATGCTGCTTTAGCCTGGTTTTGAAAGCCATAGCAGAGTGTGGCTGTCGTGCTTGTCAGCATTTTCTTGTCCCACTTCTTTGCAGAGCTTTGACCTGGAGAAGACGAGTGAGAATGTGTCGGATCAAGAGGAGAGCTGCCCTGAAGAAAAGCCCCCATCCTCCTAAGGACCGCACTTGGAGTccatcttttctctctgctccagTTGTCAGGGGCTACAGGAGTTCACCTCCACAGGGGAAAGCGATTTTTCTCGTGCCCTGAGATCTCTGGTGATGGGGAGACTGGGCACCATCTCCCTTGGCTGGGCCCTGACTCCCTGTGCCTCGCAGTCGAGGCAGCAGCGCGAGTATCCGCGTGCTTCTTTGAGACAAAGCttgctgggagagctgagccACTCGTGTACCTGCAGGGAAGGGTTTTGCCCAGAGACTTTAATGGTACCTTCCACAGAAAATAGTTactaaagacttttttttaattaaaagaaaaaaggttggagtctttttgcagttttgttaCGAGGCAGTTGAGTTGCTGCACAACGcgagtccaaccaccagccctTCCTTTCACAGCCCAGCCTCTGTGCACCCCTGTGAGTTTCTTTGCACCTCCTTTGTAGGGTTCCTTTGAGTTTCCCTTCTCCATTCTGCCGTGGGCCAGACAGATCCAGTAGACCTCTAGACATAAGGAACTGGTCCTTGTAGGTCCTCTGGAGCTTCGTGGTGTGGTCTCGTATCCACAAGGCATCTCCCAGCCCAGGCTGATGgatgtggctgctgctgttcccacaTGGTGACGTGCTGTGTGTCCCAGGTGCAGACAGACACACACCAGGACTCTGATGCGGATGGCAAAACACATCAACATGGACAGAGTGCTGCCCTTGCATGAACATGTGACCGTGAATCCCTCTCCAGTTACTGGGACTGGTGGTCAGCAGCGACAAATAGATGCAGCTTTACTCTCTAGATGTGCAGAGCAAGTCTACAGATCCTTCAAATAACAGCATAGAAATTGCATCCAGGCCATGTCTGGTGGCTGGGTGTCATGAGGTGCCTTGCACACTCACAGGGGCAGCCATTAGCCCTTCCCAGGTTGGTTCTCCTGCCATTTGAGCTGGCTTGGCATTGAGCTGCCTGGTGCATTACACGCCCCCCTTACCCACAGCTCACCAGTAGCTGGCACTTGAGGGACACTTGATGTTGCAGCTGCTGTCCCTGAGACCTCTGCTCACCTACAACCTGTCCCATTGTGCCCCCCTCCCTGAGCAGGCACCATTTCAGCCCTTGTGGGCCACTCTCTCCTTTTTGTGGCCTGCAGTCTGCACgcagctttgctttgcattgcaggGTGTGGAAGCCTTTGCCTGGCACAGGAGATTGAACTGAGCAGAGACACGGGTAGCTGTGAAAATAAGCTTTATTTATCCAACCAAGTAAACTTCAGTGTTTGTGTGCAGTCAGAGGAGGATGGATGGGACAGAGCAGGGCTTTGGCACTTGGGGTGCCGTTGGGCATCATCCCAAAGAAAAGGGTCGTGGTGCTTTGCAGCCTGCTGTGGGCCATGCAGCCAATTaagctttctttcctcttaaaCCCTGCAGGAGCTCCTGGAGCAGATTAAAGAAATCCAGGACTTTCTGGCGTGGAAATGGGCACGGTCTAAATGGGCTTGAGTACGTTGGTTTGGGCCTGTGGTAGGAGGTTGAGGTATAGACTGGGTATGGTGTTGAAGTAGGCGTTTCTGCTGGAAGCAATCCCATCTGTACCAGGATCCAGTTGCGAAAGTACTGAGTGGAGGCATAGACTCCAGGCTGCTGTATTCTCCCACAGCCTTTCCCCCAGCTGGTCACACCAATGAGCCAGAAGTAGTCAGCAGTTTTATCTTTGCACATGAGAGGACCACCGCTGTCGCCCTGTGGTGGAGGAGAGAAGCCCAAAGTGTGACTGGGTGGCCacatcagcagcagagctggctccCCTCTCACAGCACTCCCTAGAGCTACATTCCCTGCACAGAAAAGCTTTGCTTGGGTTCCAGAGCCTAAAAAGGCTTCTGGAAGGGGACTGTGGGTCTGGAAGGTagccctccctccctccctcatcTCTGTGCAGTGATCCAGGCTGTGGGGGAGAGGGGCTTTCCAGGATTGGGTCCAGACCTACAGGGCACCAGGGGGGCTCTCTGGGCAGAGTCCCAGGTATGTGGGGTATAGGGAGtctgaggagctgcagatggGAAGGGGAGGTGAGCTCTGATGGGCGCCCAGTGCTGGGAGGGTGCCTTgcaaggagagcagagctgtgtgtcgGTGTGCAGCTCCTACCTGGCAGGTGTCGATGCCGCCCTGCGGGTAACCAGCACACACATTGTGGCTATGGACAGCCCCAGCATACCAGTGGCTGCTGTTGCAGAGGTTGAGGTCAATGAGCTGCACCTTGGCCTCCTGCAGGACACGGTACGGTTCGACGTATTCCTGTagagctgtgagcacagagcacaatTGGCACCGCCAGCTCCTGGCCCGTTACCCCGTTTGTGGGTGAAGCCCTTCCCTACGTCTTGACTTTGTGTCTCGAGATGCACCGACGTTTCCCTGCTTTGG encodes:
- the LOC125684222 gene encoding rab-like protein 2A, encoding MAEAAEQPRHEAPVEAGAEEAVKIICLGDSAVGKSKLLERFLLDGFRPQQLSTFALTLYRHQARVDGKAVLVDFWDTAGQERFQSMHASYYHKAHACIMVFDVQRKVTYRNLNNWYKELREFRPEIPCIVVANKIDADMKMTQKSFSFARKFSLPFYFVSAADGTNVVKLFNDAIKLAVTYKQNSGDFMDEVMQELESFDLEKTSENVSDQEESCPEEKPPSS